GAGAGTTGGTAGATCTGCCAGGTACCTCTCCATACCTCCTAATTTCTCCTTCAAACCCTTATAGTTGTTAGTGAGCTGTAAATGTTTCCTTTTCCATTCTCCCACCTCCTCATCTCTCTCCAATAACTGCAAATATAACAATCCATGCATCAGAATAGACAAATCGAAAACTTATACTGGAGATTATTGGTTTTTCATCATAATTTGAAAGTCAAAAGCGTTCTTATGATTTTGCACCTAATAGCTGGGTATAATTTGAGATATAATGCTGATTGTAgattcttaaaaacaaaataaatggaactaaaattgtgtccataggacactgatgCCTcaacatactgtgccatcctctatacAGCAAAAACTAACGACAGGCCATAACTGCAGAAAAAATTATTGacagaaaaaattccttcctttatggtcatctgcacatcaagcctgttcatctgtgaaagtatGGAAAGCAGCAAAGCTATAATTAtgcccccacataaatgtgtggggCCATAAATATTATCCAATCTATAGCATGCTAAAGACaagtcattttattgtttttgttgggttttaacaTCAAACttatataggtcatatggtgactttccagcttcacATGGTGGACGAAGACCCCAGATTCCCCTGCAGACATTATTTTGTTTGGGTAGAACCAGAACCTTCTTAAGCATCAAAAAGGTTTCTAACCAACATCTATCACAGGGGTTCGGCTCATGCCTAGATTTAGGCCCTACCCTATAAGAAAAACACCTAGGTATGAGCCGAACTCCTGTAACATCTATCAGAGGCAATGTGAACCATTCAGCCACGGAGGTACCTTTAAATTGACAGATGCAGAACcagtaaagaaattaaaacaagacTAAATTTACAAGACATGATTCAGAAATGTCACTTAATGTAATTTACACTgtttatatcaaattgttttcTGTACGTGATCAGTAATGAATTTAACGCTTCTCATAAAGTTATAGCACTTCTGGTCAGTGCAGCGAAATCAAGGATGAGGGTTTAGGCTGTTTCATTGTAGCGATCATCTACTTGCATTGTCAGTTTATTTCCTGTCAAAATTTATATTGCCTGTGGTTTCAAGTCATTTAAGTctgtaccttgacctttgatcaagacTCACAAAAAATAGTGACATTTGAGCTCTGTACAAGTAGCATATTTAAGTTCACCATTGTTTGTTCAAGTTTATCTCAATTATTTCAACAAATAATGATTGTACTATTGAAAAGCAACCTGTTGCTTTGACTTTATTCTAATCCTGTCAAACATACCAGTGTGTGATTTCGATGTTCAATTCTGtctttgaatttttcaatttAGGCAAGTCAGAACGAATTCTCATTTTATTGATCGGAATAGGAAAATGCGGGTTcagcctgtgaccttgacctttaacggagtgacccaaaaacaataagggtcatttactctgcatgaacaatcatcctatgaagtttcaacattctgggtcaagtggttctctagttattgatcggaaatggttttcaatgttcaggcccctgtgaccttgacctttgatggagtgaccccaaaaactataggggtcgtctactccagcagccctacaaccctatgaagtttgaaggttctaggtcaaatggttctccagttattgctcggaaatgaagtgtgacgtacggacggactgaaggacggacagggcaaaaacaatatgtctcctgggggagacataataaaatctgttagttgatccttttgaagcacagactacaaccaagcaaaacaacagCTGACTCAATTTGTTTGAGTCTTCCTGTTTAAAAGGATGAGCAGTATGAACTCTCCAGccattgaagatttttttatttaatctacttaccattaattttacaaacaaaataaagatattataGTACATGAGCTTAAAAGTAAATGCTCTGTATGTTTTGAACTTTTATCTCTATTTTCTTGTTCAAACATACCCTAGTTTGATTTCAAGATCTTCAACTTCTGTGTCTTTCTGAAGTTTTAGTTTAGCAAGCTCAGAACGCAATTCTGCATTTCTGAATTCTAGATCctgaaaaaagagaaaagacAGGTGTTATCTTAAATATTAGCATTGTAAAGTAAACTTAAGCTGTTGCTGTAGTCTTCCATCAttgttaaatcataaatgaaataatattctgAAAGTGTTATTTGGTCTCAAACCAGCTATTATTACAAATATGTCCTTCAAAATAGCTGTTGAGGCAGTAAGTTGAAAATACTTCTCAAACTTCTTAACAGATTAACATGGAAGGCACTGTACACTTACATATTGTTAATTGTAAATTGCATATACTTTATAAGTAAATCTTTACAACTCATGTACTACCATGTAGCATGTTATCAATAGACAAACATTAGATAAATGTATGTCTTTAACAACTTGTGATCAGAAATtatcaatacaaaacaataattttgttaCACCAAACTGAtgctttaatatatttatacCTGCATTTTTGAGAATGTAGCAGAATCTTCtgtattacctccccttgacatGAGGCTACGGCGTAATTTATTTTCCAATTCTTTTATCATCTCGTCCTGTCCAACAACACGGTCCTTCAATCTGTGGGACAAATAATGTAACTGTGAGCCAAGTAACATTATTATATTCTTAATGTTTTTGTTAGGTTTCTTGTCATATTTTGCATTCATTAATTGTATGACAACAACCAGTATGTAATGGTCTATGAACTGTTTTTTACCTACTGTCTGATTACTCTTGATATAGTTTGTACTTGATTTTACTTTCCAGGCAACACCATTCATGTAATATATCATTCTACAGAACTCCCAAGGgggataattataattatttaaattttcaaaaatatctttatgCATTTTGAATATCCTGTCAAAATAtgattttcatagtcttttcacGCTTAGATTCCTGCAATGTTATTCTCCCTGAAAAACTGAAACACATTTCATTTCAATTCTCGCTTTATTTGTAAATgccttgtttttaaaattttccaagaTATTTCAATTTACATTACATTTCCTTTGCATAAAATTTCCAAGTAATTTTCATGGGCCTGAATTTTATAaagagaaaaatacatttttgagaGACATGTactgtaaaaacagaaatttctgcgagggtttaattttcattatattcaagaggccctacatctcgcaaaaaaaaaaatcctcgtATAAATATTCACCTTAAGTTtaataattcaaatttcaagtaagtgaccatttttacaatttcgctaGTATCAAACCTcgcaaaaatacttaaaatttcaaattcgcgaaattttgacctcgcgaaaatatgtgcttttacagtgtTCAAGAAACGAAATACTGCTTCTCATGGCCATTTTACAGTCAGTTATAATGTTCAGTTATCCTGGAAACAAATacaagaaatgttatttttaccTTAAAAAGACATCTCGAAAACAAATTTCGCAACAAAACTACGTAACAAACATAAATCAACACCAAGAATGTTTCTCCCAGACGGCCATCAGAACTGAACTAAGAGCTGCTTGTAAAACACACTCCCCCATCATGATGGCCTGTCTTAAATAACTGAGGTGTAATTTTCAGTCTGGAGTATGCCGTGACATGAGTCATCTGCTGACCAAAAACCACTAATGCCATGAAGTTTGATTGCCACAGACCCAGACATTCTGTGGTAAAAGATCATAAACTATAACAATGGTGTAACCTGAGAACatagcaatcatcctatgatgtatGAGAGTCTTAAACCAAAATCGCAATTACTAATCGGGAACATTTTCCAGTTTCGAGGTCACTGTGACTCATTGACCTCCAAAACAGTAGGGTTCATCTAGTGACCACATGCAATCGTCCTATAAAGTTTGACCACCATAGGCCTACACACTCTCCAGTTATTGACaagaaactgtttttatttttagtctcaaggtcactctgaccttaacctttgactactgacccccaaaacaaaagGCAATCAGtatatgaagtttcagcattgcAGGCTAAAGCGTTGTTTAGTTAatcattaaaaatcaaattgtCTACTGATGGATGGACAGATGAATGAacaaatggacagacagacagacagacaacagacatgaccaaaacaatatacccccacTTCTTCCAAGTGAGGCAAAAAAATCTCTtataaacacaaattaaaactgaaaataaatttcaacTGTTAAGTAAACATGTTCTTTGCATGACAGTATCAGTGTGCAAAGTATGAACTAAATTTGCACGTGCCCCTCTTCAACTTACTCCAACAGCTCACCGTGCATTCTCGCCTTCCTCTCCTCTTTTCTGAAAATAAAGCCTTATCACTTCGCAACAGGAGAACAATGAATATTGTCAGATAATAATAGTCCTGCTAGCGTCAGATGTTTGTCCCGAGATTGCAAATTAGCAttcatgaatttctaaaaaaacaatcCCAAGGTtctatcattaattttcatgacaaattttCCTCAGTCCTTGCTACTCAATATAACAATTCCCCAAGGAAAACTGAAAAGAATCGCAATAACAGTTTTTAGACCATACTGCTATTCAAGTTTTTACTCCCAATTAAAGCACGGTAATTTGCGATTTAATTACCACTTGTTTCTCATTAAGCTGgtattaaaataaaaaggaatgcgAATAATGATTACACTAATCAATGAAAATTCCTAACaaagaaacacatttttactttcttttttaggATACTTAAAGGTTAAGGACGTAATAAGGACATCTATATAAATTACACATTTTGTAGATGGGGGTAACAGTGGTAAGTGTGAACCTCCATCCGTTAACCTGTGGGAGAAAccaataaataacttttaaagatgtgtttatgttatttttgcTCAAATGTGTTGGACTGGAGAACAATGAAGACCGAGTACTAATCATTAAAACAGGAAAGTTCTAAAACACTTATGACATTTTCTAATATATGGGTCCTGCAAAGACATTTATGGAGATGGATAAAAGTCAGACAGAAGAAcaatcattttacatatttttcagaatgctgcgaattcatttaatttcgtgggtcCAAAAGTTcatggttttgaccaaaatggctaTTTCAAGGGGATATTAATTTGCTGATTTGaacattttgacataaaatgaTTAGGACTTTTACTTGTTGCTGCAGTTAAATTCTGTGGATTGTCTCAACCATGataagagctgtttgtaaaacatgtatgccccccacccccctccatgACAGGCTGTCGCATTTTCAGTCCCACGATCACTATGATCTAATCATACTATCAGGTTTgaagatactgggtcaagtggttcctgtgaccttaacctttaaacTTACTGACCTTtccaaaaaaagggtttttttactTCATTAAGCCCAATTAtgttatcaagtttgaaggttttgggtcaagtggttctcaagttattaggCAGAAACCGTTTACAGGTGCAAAGCAATACACTCATGCctcttcgaagtggggcataaaaaCTAGTCCCCCACAaaaatcaatgatttcacagaatcTAACAAAGGTGTACATACTCATCAATTATTGCATCCTTGTCCCTGATAATGGCATCTGCTGCACTTTGAATATGGTTTAACTGTTCACTGGAATGACGGTGATTGTGTGATTTCATGTCCGTGATGTCATGATGCCGGGGTGATGTCATGTCATGTGGGTCATGTGGTCTAAGACGATCGCTGTCATATGAGTGATGGTTGTCATGGATACTGGGGGAATAATCTCGTAATGgtttctaaaaaaagaaaaaattctccattaatttcatttttacgcAAGTATCAATTTTCCAATTTAGGATTCTTAATTTCCGGGACATGTTAATTTTATACCCAAATAACtatcaatttcaaaaaaacagacTTGGGATACAGAGTTCCAAAGGAATTTCTAACTAGCAAATTTGATCAAAactaacgttttttttttctgaagagaGAAGGTAATTTCGTTACAGTGTTTGCTTGACTTTTTCATTAATTATAATGAAACACACACTCTTAAGAATGTGCCATGCCactataaatcatttatttttgtcatGCAAGAATTGcataaaaaaagtcataaaagaaaacaaattatacaGTCCTACAATGTGTCTCCTATAATTCTAAAAACTACAAacatcattttcaaattaattaaggCTATAATTTACTATCTGAAGTTTAAAGATATATATAGTACGCTGTTTCTACAATAAAACCAGACTTATCCAGCacttgtttcatttcaatatatcacaaaacaagTCTGACATACCCCACCAGCCCATCTCCCAAATTACATTCAATTTTGAACATCTTACAACTGGTTAATGATAAATCTTCGTAACGATTTTGGAACAGCTTGCGACACAGCTTAAAACTTCTAAATCAAACATTGCCCATTTGAGCATCGACGGGCCGAGCACCAAAGCTGACCTGAGAAATTCATATGGTGTCCTGgtgatttcacagtactttttTATGCTTAGATTGTTCAAAATCCTGGGAAACTCAACCTTTTTGCTAATACCCTAGTTACTTCAAGCGATTgctgttttactgtattttacaaTAGGAAACTTTATATCAAACGTTGTTACCTCATTATGATATGAAGGTTTCAGAACAAGCCTGCTATGTTCCGGTGCTGGTGAATTCCTCTGTTTCTGCTGCCATTGGGTCAGATCACCAGCTTTATTTCTCTTTAAATGCAACTTGGTATCTCTATGTGCTAATGTTGTATCACCTATCTCTCCGTGATATATTTCTGGTGACACAAAGTTTGCTCTTACATCTTCCTCTAGATGATGGTTGACGTCAGTTTCTGCTTCATCCTCATGTTGAGGACTGAATTCCTCTTCATCTGTGCTATGTACATTGTTTCCGTTTCCGATACCCTGATATTTGTCGAGATTTGGCTCACTTTTTGATATATGTCGATAATCTGCTAAGCGTTCATGTTTACCTTGATCCTCAAATATTGCATGATTGTCATTATACCCGAGATATTCAGATGCCGGCAACTGGCTTTTTGTTGGTGAGTTAAAAAGTTCATCGTTTTGAGATCGTGAATGATTACGGGATGTATCGGGACTAGGAATCTCAAGTTCAAAATCGCTTAACTTACGGCTCTGATGTCTAAAACTCATACCACTGTCACTAGAATAATCCATTGTTTGCCTTGAGGTACGACCTCTTCCGGAATCACTGGAATAGTCAGTGCCTCTATGAGATGAGCTTCGATAGGGTTCAAGGTCAAACTCGCGGCCGACAAACCCGTAATTTCTGTCATTATAGCCATTTTCTGGTCTCGAAGTGGATTTGTCAGCTTGAACGGTTCTAAAATTAGAATCTAATGTTGAATTGTAACTGGAATCGGCTGCTAGCCCATACTTTGAAGGCTGGTAAGTATTGGAGTAGCTGCTATGCGAGTTTGGTCGACTCAACGATGAGGTGTTGTGTCGCTGATTGATATAGTGGCTCGAATGACCTGACGCTCCCGGAAACCTGCTGGAGTATGAGGGCAATGAAGGCTGCGTGCTGCTCCATCCTACAGagtcaaaaatataaatttccaGTTAATAGAAGCAATGACAATTATTTAAACTGTAACTGACAGTAAGTACACACAgtcatttcaacaaaataaacttGTCTTTCAAGCCTGGGAAACTATCAAAACTTCGTCAAAAACATTTCATAtcctaaaattttgaaatccCCTAAGTGGTATCATCTGACAAGTGACAAATTTAATTTTCGTATCTGTTCTACAGAGCCTTATTAAATATGCTTTCTgtcaaataaatgtcaaaattttgaaatcaaatgttCCATGAACAGACTTCAcatttaaataattcaatcatatcaATGTTTTATGCTTGCAGCTTTTCAACAGAATTTTTGCCTACTTCAGTTCTAGAACTAGGACTGAACAAGTGATAGTTATCCAAGAATTATCTAAATTCAACTTAAAGACTAACCAAACAAAGTACAAAACAAGAATGCATCACATGATTATTCTGGTATTTAAGGCCACAAtttatttaagataaatatttagaaaaagatATGATGTATGGAAATGTCTGAATTTTTTATAAGGTGAAATATTAGTTTGATGATGTAAggatatttctaaattttttgtGTGGTGAAATATTACGTTCCGTGTCAATAGCTCAATGAACAGTCTTGCAAAATGTGCATCTACCAATTTGTCGTTAGTTATACTACTTCTTATAGCTTGGTGGAAGTTTTAAGCTTATTTAAACCACTCGAGTCCACTTACTGGAAAAACCAATATTGGTgtcatacatgtacaatgtacgAGAAGCCATGACCCCTTGTTaagcggccaacaccttaaccACTGGCAAACAGCATACATTTGGTAGACAAGAGTTGTACAAAAGCTTACCTGAAGATGGATAGCGGCCTTGTAGCATCTTCTGATAGtctgaaatataaatttaagttCTCTAATTTATTTTTCTGAAGAAGAATTAGCATGTTTTTTGAGGTTATGGTTacctataaattacctgcattaagcagccactttttgccactcccttggctggctgcttaagacaggttttactgttacagtatttgGTTCAGTATCTGGAAGATTTTATTTTCTGCCTGAATTTGCAAGAACCAAGATAAACAATGTCACCATACATTACTTTTTAAGTCTAATGTAATTTCGATAGTAAAATCTTTGAAAGATACCTTTAATGGTGTTCAGTTTACcaacaaactagagctatctcTGTGAGTGCTTTATACCCCCTGATATGCCACATTTATACAGGACGCTATATGCACTTTGGACTCGTCTTCATGGAGGTAAAAAAAACTACtggtgctagttttatgaaaatccatcaaatggTTTAGACGATATATATAGAACAGAAACTCAatgaaaccacttgacctttgacctcaggaGTGACCTTGGTTATGCTATTTTCAGTTTGTCTGACGATGTAAACagctgatgctagttttatgaaaatcttttcaGTGATTTAGCAGATATAGAGCTGACATGAAGCTATTTCGCCTTTGGCCTccatttatgaccttgaccttagacagtAAGCTTAGTTGTGCATGAGTCTTGTTGTACTGTGATGTTCAATATTTTTGTGTTTGCTTTTAAACATGTATCTGTGACCATATGCCTAAAAACAGGAATGACAGAAGGAATGACCAATGGATATATTTGTGAATTAAATACAAATCTCTGAAAAAATACATGTTTGCCCAATATAGTTTCTGCTCTACACAGcaacacaattttaaaattatttatttaaatgtagCCCAAAATACTTCATTAGATAGAATCAAAACAGACATCTGTGAATTTTTAAGGCTTTtaaaaccttattttttattAACTGTATGTCACTGCCTCTTT
This is a stretch of genomic DNA from Mercenaria mercenaria strain notata chromosome 4, MADL_Memer_1, whole genome shotgun sequence. It encodes these proteins:
- the LOC123551523 gene encoding interaptin-like; the protein is MSWRGSTGHLDANVPDYQKMLQGRYPSSGWSSTQPSLPSYSSRFPGASGHSSHYINQRHNTSSLSRPNSHSSYSNTYQPSKYGLAADSSYNSTLDSNFRTVQADKSTSRPENGYNDRNYGFVGREFDLEPYRSSSHRGTDYSSDSGRGRTSRQTMDYSSDSGMSFRHQSRKLSDFELEIPSPDTSRNHSRSQNDELFNSPTKSQLPASEYLGYNDNHAIFEDQGKHERLADYRHISKSEPNLDKYQGIGNGNNVHSTDEEEFSPQHEDEAETDVNHHLEEDVRANFVSPEIYHGEIGDTTLAHRDTKLHLKRNKAGDLTQWQQKQRNSPAPEHSRLVLKPSYHNEKPLRDYSPSIHDNHHSYDSDRLRPHDPHDMTSPRHHDITDMKSHNHRHSSEQLNHIQSAADAIIRDKDAIIDEKEERKARMHGELLELKDRVVGQDEMIKELENKLRRSLMSRGGNTEDSATFSKMQDLEFRNAELRSELAKLKLQKDTEVEDLEIKLGYLLERDEEVGEWKRKHLQLTNNYKGLKEKLGGMERYLADLPTLEEFTKNAEDLATCNEENELKSAQVAELEEKLKDTTQQLSERDSTIHELEGKQQQLAHKMRELTVEIKRIKSEGEGKALAEAQDELADTRETKDRAIHDLEKAKKLLEVNHRRLRQLEAKHQTEIRQVQERLAQEEESVVALREEIRLKEEQVAKLKRSIKDFANKNQDLMDETLVLREQLKQFEQTSEDENQKLQRRFVREMSFCFSELQSLVQICVQQAEGKDPNISLLLGTRASLDEEGATGCVGGDEQSLKHWFSKLKELRSEVEKVRNMMCNKYAKEMGDNLNCATQ